DNA from Saccharicrinis carchari:
ACTATTGTTAACTGTGTAAGCAAATGTTCTGTTAACTTATAGTTGGATATAAATGCATTATTTACTTAAACTTTTCTGTGCTTAGTGGGTTTAAAGTGTTTTTGCAATGTATGTTTAGATTTTAAAAATGGGTAAAAAGATAAGACTCACCAAGGAATTTCGATTTGAAATGGCGCACGCGCTATGGAATTATGATGGCCTATGCAAACATTTTCATGGGCACTCCTATATTTTGCGGGTGACCGTTATAGGCGAGCCTAACGCGAACCGGGAAAGCCCCAAGTGTGGCATGGTAATGGATTTTGGTGTGTTAAAGGAAATAGTGAATCAAGAGGTGGTGGACAGATTGGATCATGCACTGGTTCTGAATAAAAATGCCGAACACAAAGACTTACTGGCCTTGCCCCAAATGGGCGAAAGGCTTATTCTTACCGATTATCAGCCCACGTGCGAAAATATGTTGATAGAAATGGCGGAACGTATCAGTGGCAGATTACCCCAAAACGTTAAACTGCATAACCTGCGCTTGCACGAAACAGCCAACTCCTATGCCGAATGGTTTGCAGAGGATAATGGGTGAACCGGATACAACACTGCTTGCTTTGTTAAATGAATCATTTTTGCTTAATTACAATCTGCATCCATCGCGTGCGTTGTATCCACTAACGCAGGACTTAATATTATACACCTTGTGCATAATTGTATGCCGTGGTTTCAATACTTTCAATTAGCTAGGTGCTTTTTGTTATTTACTCCCAATCCGGCGACTTACCTAATTCACAACCAGCTTTTTAACTACGCAGCTGCCATCTTTACCCTTTATTTGCACAAGGTATACCCCCTTGGCTACACCACTTAAATTAATGGCGCTATTGTTCTGATAGGAGCTGACTGTTTTTTGCAACAAGCCGGAAAGGTTAAATATGCGAACTTGCTCAATAGCCATTGCGCCATCGTATAATACGGAAAACCTACTTTTTGCCGGGTTGGGATATAGACAAACATCATGCAGGGCATTGTTTGTAAGTGATGAGCTGATTGCTTTGCCCATTATCTTTATGTCGTCCACTTGCCAGGTGTTGCTTCCGTTGGCTGTATTCACAAACTTAAAACCTACATACACCGATTCGTTGGCCCAGGGCATTAAATCAATAGCTCCCGAAGGAACTCTATCATAATTGTCTGTTGAAAGAGTGGCCTGAGAAGTAACATCGGTCCATGTAAAACCGTTGGGGTTGGATGTGCCATCATAATCGGATGAAATATGGATTGTAAAACTGGTGTTACCACCAAAAATATTCATACTACTAATAAAGGATAAGAATAAATCTTCATATCCATTTAAATTAACGGCTGTTTGGTTTATGAGCCAATCTTCGTTGGCTACATTACCCGAACCTGTAAAACCACTCATCTTGGCAAACCAATTATTGCTATAACTATCGGCATACCAGGTATAGGCTTCATCAACAACACTGAACTGGGTCATTTTTCCCAATGTTCTTGTCTCAAAATCTTCCTTGAACAATTCGGTATAATCGTTGCCTCCATGGTTACCGCTGCCGTCCCAAATCAGGGCCACAAATTCCGGATGGTTGATAAATGGGTTGCGGTTGCCCTGACTGACGAATACCCTTTCGTTGCGATCCAACTCCCATTGATCTACCGGGTCGTCAATGTGCCATTGCAATAAGGTTGATAGTTTACCGTGCCTGCCTGTGGAGGAGGAGTATTCATCCAATATAAGATCTATTTCACCGCCTCCTTCGTATCGCACATCCATGTAAAACATCATGCGGGCAACGTCGCCTTTAACGGCATCGCGGGGCTCCCAGCTGTCGCTATCGTAAAAACAGCCCGTAGCACCACTCCCACCACCATAACGAGTGCCGTCCCTGTACGGATTACCTCCATCGTCGAAGTATAAATTCCCTCGTGCGCTGTTCACAGATACGTCTGTGGGGCGCAGATGATGTATGTCGGTTCCGGGACCTGGTTCAGTGCCAAAACCGCCCATCGATTTGGCCCAGGTATGTTCACGGTTCCATTCCGTTACAGCAGGACCAAAGTTATTTTTGGGATAAGACCAACCCGAATACAACAGAAGCACATTCTCGGAATTGTTGGGGTCTTCATCGCTAACCTTTAGGCTATCCCTGGCCTGGCTATAAGTTAATT
Protein-coding regions in this window:
- a CDS encoding endonuclease; translated protein: MKNIYLLIFLFLMPGLNLSSQTDIEQYYAPAQGKTGTELRQVLHAIISNNTQLTYSQARDSLKVSDEDPNNSENVLLLYSGWSYPKNNFGPAVTEWNREHTWAKSMGGFGTEPGPGTDIHHLRPTDVSVNSARGNLYFDDGGNPYRDGTRYGGGSGATGCFYDSDSWEPRDAVKGDVARMMFYMDVRYEGGGEIDLILDEYSSSTGRHGKLSTLLQWHIDDPVDQWELDRNERVFVSQGNRNPFINHPEFVALIWDGSGNHGGNDYTELFKEDFETRTLGKMTQFSVVDEAYTWYADSYSNNWFAKMSGFTGSGNVANEDWLINQTAVNLNGYEDLFLSFISSMNIFGGNTSFTIHISSDYDGTSNPNGFTWTDVTSQATLSTDNYDRVPSGAIDLMPWANESVYVGFKFVNTANGSNTWQVDDIKIMGKAISSSLTNNALHDVCLYPNPAKSRFSVLYDGAMAIEQVRIFNLSGLLQKTVSSYQNNSAINLSGVAKGVYLVQIKGKDGSCVVKKLVVN
- a CDS encoding 6-pyruvoyl trahydropterin synthase family protein; the protein is MGKKIRLTKEFRFEMAHALWNYDGLCKHFHGHSYILRVTVIGEPNANRESPKCGMVMDFGVLKEIVNQEVVDRLDHALVLNKNAEHKDLLALPQMGERLILTDYQPTCENMLIEMAERISGRLPQNVKLHNLRLHETANSYAEWFAEDNG